In Antechinus flavipes isolate AdamAnt ecotype Samford, QLD, Australia chromosome 3, AdamAnt_v2, whole genome shotgun sequence, a genomic segment contains:
- the LOC127554502 gene encoding mitochondrial folate transporter/carrier-like — MKAQGQSGWGSTPLTTVFRHVRYENLVAGVSGGVLSNLVLHPLDLVKIRFAVSDGLELRPKYNGVLHCLTSIWKMDGIRGLYQGVTPNVWGAGLSWGLYFFFYNAIKSYKTEGRTERLKATEYLTSAAQAGAMTLCITNPLWVTKTRLMLQYDDSPAERRYTGMIDTLVKIYKFEGFRGLYKGFVPGLLGTSHGALQFMAYELLKVKYNKHINRLPDAQLSTVEYVSTAALSKIFAVSATYPYQVVRARLQDQHIYYQGVFHVIRRTWKKEGIHGFYKGIVPNLMTVTPACCITFVVYENVSQFLFDLGERRK; from the coding sequence ATGAAGGCGCAGGGCCAGTCGGGGTGGGGCTCGACGCCTCTGACCACCGTGTTCCGCCATGTGCGGTACGAGAACCTGGTGGCGGGCGTGAGCGGCGGCGTCCTCTCCAACCTGGTGCTGCACCCGCTGGACCTCGTGAAGATCCGCTTCGCTGTGAGTGACGGACTGGAGCTGAGACCCAAGTATAACGGGGTCTTGCACTGTTTGACCTCGATTTGGAAGATGGACGGAATACGAGGCCTTTATCAAGGAGTAACTCCCAACGTGTGGGGTGCGGGCTTATCTTGGGGACTCTACTTTTTCTTCTACAATGCCATTAAATCCTACAAGACCGAGGGCAGAACGGAACGGCTCAAGGCAACAGAATACCTGACCTCAGCTGCCCAGGCTGGGGCCATGACTCTGTGTATCACCAACCCGTTGTGGGTCACAAAGACTCGACTGATGCTACAGTATGATGACAGCCCTGCAGAGAGGCGCTACACGGGAATGATAGACACACTGGTAAAGATATATAAATTTGAAGGGTTTCGTGGATTGTACAAGGGATTTGTGCCTGGCCTGTTGGGAACCTCACATGGGGCCCTTCAGTTCATGGCATATGAACTGCTCAAAGTGAAGTATAATAAACATATCAATAGATTACCTGATGCACAGTTGAGCACAGTAGAGTATGTTTCTACTGCAGCATTGTCAAAAATATTTGCTGTGTCAGCAACGTACCCTTATCAAGTAGTGAGAGCCCGACTTCAAGATCAACACATTTATTACCAGGGTGTATTTCATGTGATCAGGAGGACATGGAAAAAAGAAGGCATTCATGGATTTTACAAAGGAATTGTCCCTAATTTGATGACAGTGACACCAGCCTGTTGTATTACTTTTGTAGTTTATGAAAATGTCTCTCAATTTTTATTTGaccttggagaaagaagaaagtaa